A single genomic interval of Peromyscus leucopus breed LL Stock chromosome 7, UCI_PerLeu_2.1, whole genome shotgun sequence harbors:
- the Larp6 gene encoding la-related protein 6 isoform X1 — MAQLGDQALPGPETTVQIRVAIQEAEDVEDLEEDAEGTSAQAAGDPARYLSPGWGSASEEEPSRGHSSATTSGGENEHEELEPEWKPPDEELIRKLVDQIEFYFSDENLEKDAFLLKHVRRNKLGYVSVKLLTSFKKVKQLTRDWRTTAHALKYSVTLELNEDHRKVRRTTPVPLFPNENLPSKMLLVYDLHLSTKLWAPATPQKNGRVQEKVMEHLLKLFGTFGVISSVRILKPGRELPPDIRRISSRYSQVGTQECAIVEFEEVDAAIKAHEFMVTESQGRDNMKAVLIGMKPPKKKPLKDKNHDDESTASTHLSRSLNKRVEELQYMGDESSANSSSDPESNPTSPMAGRRHMATNKLSPSGHQNIFLSPNASPCSSPWSSPLAQRKGVSRKSPLAEEGRLNFSTSPEIFRKCMDYSSDSSVTPSGSPWVRRRRQAEMGTQEKSPGASPLLSRKMQTADGLPVGVLRLPRGPDNTRGFHGGHERSRACT, encoded by the exons ATGGCCCAGCTCGGCGATCAGGCTCTGCCGGGGCCAGAGACCACGGTGCAGATCCGTGTGGCCATCCAGGAGGCCGAGGACGTGGAGGATCTGGAGGAGGACGCGGAAGGGACCTCTGCGCAGGCAGCGGGGGACCCAGCCCGGTACCTCAGTCCAGGCTGGGGCAGCGCCAGCGAGGAGGAGCCGAGCCGCGGGCACAG cagcgCCACGACAAGTGGAGGCGAGAATGAGCACGAGGAACTGGAGCCGGAGTGGAAGCCCCCAGACGAGGAGCTTATCAGGAAGTTGGTCGATCAGATTGAGTTCTACTTTTCGGATGAGAACCTAGAGAAGGATGCCTTCCTGCTCAAGCATGTGCGAAGGAACAAGCTGGGCTACGTGAGCGTCAAGCTGCTCACCTCCTTCAAAAAG GTGAAACAACTCACACGGGACTGGAGGACCACAGCACATGCCCTGAAGTATTCAGTCACCCTGGAGTTGAATGAGGACCACCGGAAGGTTAGGAGGACCACCCCTGTGCCACTGTTCCCCAATGAGAACCTCCCCAGCAAGATGCTGCTGGTGTATGACCTACACCTGTCTACTAAGCTATGGGCCCCGGCCACGCCCCAAAAGAATGGAAGGGTGCAGGAGAAGGTGATGGAGCATCTGCTCAAGCTCTTTGGGACTTTTGGAGTCATCTCATCGGTGCGGATTCTCAAACCTGGGAGAGAGCTGCCCCCCGACATCCGGAGGATCAGCAGCCGCTACAGCCAGGTGGGGACCCAAGAGTGTGCCATCGTGGAGTTCGAGGAGGTAGATGCAGCCATTAAAGCCCATGAATTCATGGTCACTGAATCTCAAGGCAGGGACAACATGAAAGCTGTCTTGATTGGGATGAAGCCACCCAAAAAGAAACCTCTCAAAGATAAGAACCATGATGACGAGTCCACAGCAAGTACCCACCTAAGCAGGTCCCTGAACAAGAGAGTGGAGGAGCTGCAGTACATGGGGGATGAGTCTTCTGCCAACAGTTCCTCTGACCCTGAGAGCAATCCCACCTCTCCTATGGCTGGCCGCCGGCATATGGCCACCAACAAGCTCAGCCCTTCCGGTCACCAGAATATCTTTCTGAGCCCAAATGCCTCCCCATGCTCAAGCCCTTGGAGCAGCCCCTTGGCCCAGCGCAAGGGCGTCTCCAGAAAATCCCCACTGGCTGAAGAAGGTAGACTGAACTTTAGCACCAGCCCCGAGATCTTCCGGAAGTGCATGGATTATTCCTCGGACAGCAGCGTcactccctcaggcagcccctgGGTTCGCAGACGACGCCAAGCTGAGATGGGGACACAGGAGAAAAGTCCAGGGGCAAGTCCCCTGCTGTCTCGGAAGATGCAGACCGCAGATGGGTTGCCTGTAGGGGTGCTGAGGCTGCCCAGAGGCCCCGACAACACCAGGGGCTTCCATGGTGGACACGAGCGAAGCCGAGCCTGTACATAA
- the Larp6 gene encoding la-related protein 6 isoform X2 — MAQLGDQALPGPETTVQIRVAIQEAEDVEDLEEDAEGTSAQAAGDPARYLSPGWGSASEEEPSRGHSATTSGGENEHEELEPEWKPPDEELIRKLVDQIEFYFSDENLEKDAFLLKHVRRNKLGYVSVKLLTSFKKVKQLTRDWRTTAHALKYSVTLELNEDHRKVRRTTPVPLFPNENLPSKMLLVYDLHLSTKLWAPATPQKNGRVQEKVMEHLLKLFGTFGVISSVRILKPGRELPPDIRRISSRYSQVGTQECAIVEFEEVDAAIKAHEFMVTESQGRDNMKAVLIGMKPPKKKPLKDKNHDDESTASTHLSRSLNKRVEELQYMGDESSANSSSDPESNPTSPMAGRRHMATNKLSPSGHQNIFLSPNASPCSSPWSSPLAQRKGVSRKSPLAEEGRLNFSTSPEIFRKCMDYSSDSSVTPSGSPWVRRRRQAEMGTQEKSPGASPLLSRKMQTADGLPVGVLRLPRGPDNTRGFHGGHERSRACT, encoded by the exons ATGGCCCAGCTCGGCGATCAGGCTCTGCCGGGGCCAGAGACCACGGTGCAGATCCGTGTGGCCATCCAGGAGGCCGAGGACGTGGAGGATCTGGAGGAGGACGCGGAAGGGACCTCTGCGCAGGCAGCGGGGGACCCAGCCCGGTACCTCAGTCCAGGCTGGGGCAGCGCCAGCGAGGAGGAGCCGAGCCGCGGGCACAG cgCCACGACAAGTGGAGGCGAGAATGAGCACGAGGAACTGGAGCCGGAGTGGAAGCCCCCAGACGAGGAGCTTATCAGGAAGTTGGTCGATCAGATTGAGTTCTACTTTTCGGATGAGAACCTAGAGAAGGATGCCTTCCTGCTCAAGCATGTGCGAAGGAACAAGCTGGGCTACGTGAGCGTCAAGCTGCTCACCTCCTTCAAAAAG GTGAAACAACTCACACGGGACTGGAGGACCACAGCACATGCCCTGAAGTATTCAGTCACCCTGGAGTTGAATGAGGACCACCGGAAGGTTAGGAGGACCACCCCTGTGCCACTGTTCCCCAATGAGAACCTCCCCAGCAAGATGCTGCTGGTGTATGACCTACACCTGTCTACTAAGCTATGGGCCCCGGCCACGCCCCAAAAGAATGGAAGGGTGCAGGAGAAGGTGATGGAGCATCTGCTCAAGCTCTTTGGGACTTTTGGAGTCATCTCATCGGTGCGGATTCTCAAACCTGGGAGAGAGCTGCCCCCCGACATCCGGAGGATCAGCAGCCGCTACAGCCAGGTGGGGACCCAAGAGTGTGCCATCGTGGAGTTCGAGGAGGTAGATGCAGCCATTAAAGCCCATGAATTCATGGTCACTGAATCTCAAGGCAGGGACAACATGAAAGCTGTCTTGATTGGGATGAAGCCACCCAAAAAGAAACCTCTCAAAGATAAGAACCATGATGACGAGTCCACAGCAAGTACCCACCTAAGCAGGTCCCTGAACAAGAGAGTGGAGGAGCTGCAGTACATGGGGGATGAGTCTTCTGCCAACAGTTCCTCTGACCCTGAGAGCAATCCCACCTCTCCTATGGCTGGCCGCCGGCATATGGCCACCAACAAGCTCAGCCCTTCCGGTCACCAGAATATCTTTCTGAGCCCAAATGCCTCCCCATGCTCAAGCCCTTGGAGCAGCCCCTTGGCCCAGCGCAAGGGCGTCTCCAGAAAATCCCCACTGGCTGAAGAAGGTAGACTGAACTTTAGCACCAGCCCCGAGATCTTCCGGAAGTGCATGGATTATTCCTCGGACAGCAGCGTcactccctcaggcagcccctgGGTTCGCAGACGACGCCAAGCTGAGATGGGGACACAGGAGAAAAGTCCAGGGGCAAGTCCCCTGCTGTCTCGGAAGATGCAGACCGCAGATGGGTTGCCTGTAGGGGTGCTGAGGCTGCCCAGAGGCCCCGACAACACCAGGGGCTTCCATGGTGGACACGAGCGAAGCCGAGCCTGTACATAA